The following are encoded in a window of Vespula vulgaris chromosome 8, iyVesVulg1.1, whole genome shotgun sequence genomic DNA:
- the LOC127065504 gene encoding protamine-like protein: MSGRRRPKIEALIVNAIRKLQDAQGLTPREISNYITQEYDVPGTEIKKQVHLALKRGVSYGILRKYKGGYYTCNQDFLKKQPINRNEINEFSCPPKRRLCRPRRRQSRRRCKRVCRKIQRRRSACKRRRPRRRSVCRRRNRSRRRKRSGRRCGTSEFNEMEAISKQPRPNSGDDDDNNSRNESISDRSSLTDPDGSMQDPRPNTPPSTHME, encoded by the exons ATGAGCGGAAGAAGGAGACCAAAAATCGAGGCTCTCATTGTGAACGCGATACGTAAACTTCAGGACGCACAGGGATTGACTCCTCGAGAAATCAGTAACTATATCACTCAGGAATATGACGTGCCTGGAACGGAAATTAAAAAGCAAGTACATCTTGCCCTTAAACGTGGCGTCTCCTACGGGATCCTTCGGAAATATAAAGG agGATACTACACTTGCAATCAGgattttcttaaaaaacaGCCGATAAATAGGAACGAGATAAATGAGTTTTCATGTCCACCAAAACGACGACTATGCAGACCGAGAAGACGACAATCGCGAAGAAGATGTAAAAG AGTTTGTCGAAAAATACAACGAAGAAGATCTGCATGCAAGAGGAGACGGCCTAGAAGAAGAAGTGTTTGTAGAAGAAGgaatagaagtagaagaagaaagaggtcGGGACGAAGATGCGGTACCTCGGAGTTTAACGAAATGGAGGCAATATCGAAACAACCGAGACCGAACAGTggagacgacgatgacaacaacTCAAGAAACGAGAGCATAAGCGATAGATCTAGCCTGACAGATCCGGATGGATCTATGCAAGATCCACGACCGAACACACCGCCTAGCACTCATATGGAATGa